The following coding sequences are from one Onychomys torridus chromosome 14, mOncTor1.1, whole genome shotgun sequence window:
- the Arf6 gene encoding ADP-ribosylation factor 6 yields the protein MGKVLSKIFGNKEMRILMLGLDAAGKTTILYKLKLGQSVTTIPTVGFNVETVTYKNVKFNVWDVGGQDKIRPLWRHYYTGTQGLIFVVDCADRDRIDEARQELHRIINDREMRDAIILIFANKQDLPDAMKPHEIQEKLGLTRIRDRNWYVQPSCATSGDGLYEGLTWLTSNYKS from the coding sequence ATGGGGAAGGTGCTATCCAAGATCTTCGGGAACAAGGAGATGCGGATCCTCATGCTGGGCCTGGACGCAGCCGGCAAGACCACGATCCTGTACAAGTTGAAGCTGGGCCAGTCGGTGACCACCATTCCCACGGTGGGTTTCAACGTGGAGACGGTGACTTACAAAAACGTCAAGTTCAACGTGTGGGATGTGGGCGGCCAGGACAAGATCCGGCCGCTCTGGCGGCATTACTACACCGGGACCCAGGGTCTGATCTTCGTGGTGGACTGCGCCGACCGCGACCGCATCGACGAGGCCCGCCAGGAGCTGCACCGCATTATCAATGACCGGGAGATGAGGGACGCCATAATCCTCATCTTCGCCAACAAGCAGGACCTGCCCGATGCCATGAAACCCCATGAGATCCAGGAGAAACTGGGCCTGACCCGGATTCGGGACAGGAACTGGTATGTGCAACCCTCCTGTGCCACCTCTGGGGACGGACTCTATGAGGGGCTCACATGGTTAACCTCTAACTACAAATCCTAA